From Argopecten irradians isolate NY unplaced genomic scaffold, Ai_NY scaffold_0563, whole genome shotgun sequence:
ATCTTTCATTCAACTGTGGAAAATGTACACCCGGGTTCATTGTACAGAGGAACTGTTGTCTGTTCAAGCCTCTGTTGGTAATATTGTGTAATTCACTGTCCTGTTTATAAACCATAATAAATCCATTTTAATTCATActgttttttgtttaatattttcagCATTTCTGTTCGATGAATTCCCTGTTAAGTGCCGAAAGGAAATGGAAAAGGTTTGGGGGCAAGTGGTCAAATCCATAAATGACAAACTGAGAAAGAGGAAGTGATTGTGGTGATTTCTGTGTGCTTGAAATTGAAAGGAGAACAATGAACACATGACATTAATGAATGAATGTTTAGtttttaaatggtttttttctctctccgaTATATGGATACTGattaatacatataatgtactGCCATGATATCTAGTATATTTCATGTGGTGAGATATACTGTTGCACACATAATGTAGTATTTGTACTTGGATTTTCCCTATATTTTTTGGGATATTACACTAGCATAACATATCCCCAATAAATCAAATCTAAATTCAAGTCATCCATTTCATTACAATTTTAGATATGTAACATCGCAGTTGAGCTATCTGCTACCTTTTGCTACATACATTCTCATCAGCCATATGCTGTGCATGGTTCATTgcttttaattatatatatatatatatatatatatatgtctaatttgaTTTGTTACAGATTGGAAATGCATGAATCCCAACTGAAATGTTTGAAATGCCACTGAAACATCAGTGGTAACATTCTAGATCTCCAGAGTTCCACTGAACTTCCACTAGAATTCCAATTTAAACATAGCTTAAGGACATCATTATCACCTCAACACACCTAATTGTTGCGGGTTTCATTTCAGGATGTGAAGCTTAGTGATGCTAATACTATACTtacttcttttttcttcttctttttctcaaatgtttttaaatagtccattatagttatgtaataaatcaacaatgtgGTAGGGGCGATACTTATAATTACCCATAAttcttgttatatatttataattaatttaatgactttagtgcacatttaataaaaaaatgtattttggaTAGAAGGATGAGAAAAGAAAAATGTGCATGCATATTAACTGGACTATTGCCTTTATTAGAACTGGAGAGTGTATAAACCTTTATGCATTATATTTCAGGCGCAACCAAGGATCAGATTATGACAACAAATGGAGAATCGACAGTAACCAGCTGCAGGGATGGAGGATGGACAATCCAGTGATGAATTAGCTCAAGTAATACACGGCAGGTGCCTTATGCTATGGATGAAGACATGACAAAGAGTAAGTGGAAGAAGGCATACTTTGAAACTGAAGAAGTAAATAATGATTGGCTAAATGgaatacagaggactccacataatcgaataacggttatttgaatatttcggttatttgcataaaattctgaggtcccgattttttccttctctatctttgtttttcaactccgtttatttgcatagacttttacatgacctccagttatttgaataaaatattttggaaattctaaaaataaaatagaatatttttcaattttgcaatatatttttagcgaaattcgccgatatatgtttcaagatacttcgcttttactagaaatcatcatggtgacagattaacattatcgtatggcttgttattttatgcatgaatctgcaaaggtattcgacgctgttacgatttacatcagcagcggttgatcataactttagtataatcaccgactcaaacatctaattaaagcatttgcactttcaaatatgtttatttattaacgtaacgtaccttagtttGCGATCGTTTGGAGAAACCATgtacaacaatcgccattcatgaaTAGTCTCGTTCAtccagagtcttgttgactacgacagacatgttCGAATCAAGCGTttcgttgaacgagacataaagcatgcaaagtcggcgtgcaatgactatACCCcaagtttcgtacagtatgtaggatacaaaagatacttgctacgttgtttcattgctacttgaatatgcattaatttctcaaatgttatcaagctattcgccgtttagatcaacaatacagagAGAATTctcaaaaacacattttggtccagtgaacgcatggcttcatcacctgccgccattttcgaattcatacacgtgttaaaaacaacactactagttgatcggcactttgaagtttaatcacgatcggaagttcattttgccaggcaaatgtacgtaaatttgtttgttatttaggttcagaattatagacacaaattcaatcctgtttagttattgcatttgatatcgatcgttttagctgtttctcaaatattcacgtgtcgatctaacgtaaacaagaatctaatattggaataattttttgttattaaacaattaaaatcggtttacaacttcaaaaataattacttattgttcgttttaagtgtaaataatttacatatttatcaagtaaacgaaacgatatctatttgcctgttcacatacatatgtgtgagGTTGAACGAAGGTGCAAAATTGTCATCTCCTCCTATTCGAAAAACTCCCGgttaatttgcatattttcatTCTGGAAAATGGACTaattcaaataagcggaatcctctgtacatgtatatgaacatGGTATTGAAGATGATGAGTGTCCCACATTCATTCCATACAATTCAAGTGATGACAATGGAACTGAAGAGATAATACTGGACAAGGGTAAATTCTTAAAATTTAACCAACTACATTAGGAGAAGGAAGATGAGGCGATAGAATCACCAATTTCTGGGCTGGCAGAAACTTAAATAATCAGAGAAATTAACCATAGGAACATATACATTAGAAAAATTCTGAAAAGTGAGACAGCATCGCAAAGCCGGGCTTCTAAAAAAGATTTGAGGGTATATAACAGTTACCATGCATGCTTTATATGCGAGACCCTTAGTGCAGCATATTCGTATGCATCTGAAAAGGCACAAAAACAATCTGGAGGTCAAAGCTATCTTTGCCCACGATAAGCCGGACTTTTAAAGACCGAGAAAAAGAGGCGATGATATGCACAATAGAAAAATTGTGCAGGCTTGTGCCATCGAGCTGTTGTTGTCAAGACGACCACATGATGACATTCTTTCATCACATTTACAGCTGTCACCACTATGAATTTACCTACATGAACATTGAACATTTTTCCTACACTGAAAAGGTTTTGCCCATAACTGTCAATACTGTATCTTTATGTGGAATTGGGAGATCttctttaatattaatttataatatttaattgtttttggcTCTTTTATATTTGGAATCAGAGTTGAGTGGACACTtaacaaaaacgaaaaaaataacTGTAAGACAATGTCTTATAAATCAAAAGCGTAAATGTATTTTAAGACATTCCTAGGGGGAAAGCACTATGCTGAAATACAAGAATGAAAATCTTCTATTATACCAATCCAGAGAGGCAGCTGGGGTACACAAAGATAACAGATATCTTTTCCCACGTTCATCATTTGAGTCATTGAATCCACAAAGAAGCGCAGATTGCTTACGCAGATTCGCCAAGGATGCTGGTCTTGAAGCACCAGAAAAGCTCACCAGCACTCAGTTGAGAAAACATGTTGCTACTATTTCCCATGTTCTTGACCTTAGCAAGTCAGACCTGGAAAACATGGCTACTTTCCTTGGACATGATATTGATGTCCACCGCTCATTCTACAGGCTTCCACTAGTTTGCGTGGTACCGCCTTTTCACTTCTACACACAATATCTCTTTCCACACACATTCTGAAAGAAGGAATTTCATTGGTCCAATGTTACATAACATCTGATTGGACAATGGCGCGGATATGGCGACATTTACCGAGGTTCACAACACACACAGATCACGCATGGACGTTACAGCTGAAACGTCTGGTAAGTAGcttaattatttgtaattttaagtttaaatggTCGTGCATTGCAGGCGATGTGGGGcaccctgtatacatataacagTGAAGACTTGTATAATACTGTGGAGTGTTGTGGGGCattctatatataaatgtgGGGCATcctgtatacatataacagTGGAGCCTTGTATTATACTGTGCAGTGTTGTGGGGCATTCTATATATAACTGTGGGACACCCTGTTCACATGGGATTAAACCCTATTgacaaatttaatttatttggCAATAACTTTTGTTCTTTTATTTTTCAGGATGGCCTAAAAGGTTTGATGAGACAATAAAGAgagacaaaatagaaacaatTGTTGAACCACTTGAGCCTTGGCTGAATCAACTCCAGATATCCATCAAAGAGGCCTTGAAGCCTGGTAGCACAGACTCGAATATTAGTATTAGGATCCAAGTAAAACCAGATGATTTTGAAAAACTGGAAAATGTAGGATTGCTGCAAAAGCGTCTCAAGTCAAGAACAATTTATAAACTGAGAATGCGGCAGGATCTGGAAAGACTCCTGGGGGTCGGTTGGGATTATAGAGTCTGTAACAAAGAGGGAGACTGTTTCTATGTATCAACCAAAACAGTCCGATTCTGAATAAACAAACGCAGTGATCTTACTGATTTCTTGGTATTTACGGACCACACTGAGGAGAACTATATATCAAGAGGATATCAGGCAGTATTTAATTTCGTCAGAGTTGCCTGGCAATAGGAATGACTTTCCAAACTCCTTTAATGCTGATATGTTATAACTTGTAGACTGTCTTCTAATGAAATGAAAGTTTTAAAgtcaaaattatttgaaatattggatACTCAATTCAAGGATGTGCCATTAACAGATGATGTTGTTATCAAGATCAAAagcattttagaaaatttataCTTCACCGGCATTGATGCAGATACTGCGGCGTTAAAAGTTTTTAAAGCATATCTCTATAGGTTAAGAAATTCAGCTAAAGAATGCAGGAAGAGGGGAGGCACTCAGTTTTCATTATTCCTGAAAAGTCTTTCATGTGCATACTATACATGGAAAGTTGCTTTGTGCCCTCATGGAATGGAGAAACAAATGGAAAGGCAAAAGGTTGAGGCTAAAAAAGTATGTGATGCTAAattaaaagaacaaaaaaattcatatttatcaGTCAtcaaagagaaagaaaaagaaaagaaacagtTGGAAGAAaagtttcataattatatagCTACTGTCAAAGAAACTCCCGGATCCACTGGCAAAGACAAGAAACGGAAGCCATTTTCTGATTTAGCAAATTCTTCCCAGTCTAAACGTCGGAAAGTTGAGAAAGACTTTTGTAAAGATGCATTGAGTTCCTTAGATGATTTTGGACTTAAACCTGTATCAGTAATTGTGACGCGGGGAGGAAAACAAGAAATCATAAACATCTATGAGAAAGAAAATAACACTTTACCGGAGGGATCAGAGAATACCAGGACACCTGATCAAAATAATACTAGTCAAGAGGATGTTGATGAACTCAATATGTTGGTGTATGTTTTGGATGTTTTCAATGTGTCTAGGGAAGCGTATGGAAACATAAGCATGCTATACCAAACTCTGCCTAGAAGGCATatcatacagaaatatatttcaaaattaaactctAAATTCAAAATCACGGATACACCAGATGGTTTAGGTGTCCAACAGTCTTTCAAAGATCAACTGACCAATGTTCTCAAATCCATGACGACAGTGGAAAATGGTGATGTAATCACTGTTAAAGTTTCAGGAGACGGTACAAATGTTGGGAAAAGATTACATTTTGTCAACATGACATTTGCAGTGATTAATGAGAAGAAATGCATCTCTGCCCAGGGGAATTATCCATTGTGCATACTGTGTTGCAAAGAAAACTATGAGGGACTGTCAAAGGGATTAGCCGATATCCGAAAAGAAGTAAGCGATTTACAGGGCAGCACACTTAATGTCGACGGCAGGGAGTTTGAAATAAAGATTGTGTTAGGGGGGACTACAAGTTTCTTTTGGTGGCCGTTGGCATACCAGGAATTATGGCCAAGTTTTTCTGTGTGTACTGTAAATGCAGCAAATCTGACAAGTGTAACCTGAACAAAAATTGGTCGATGACGTCTGTTGAGCATGGAGCAAGATTGGAGTATCTTTATGATCAACAGGTCAAGCAAACAACAAAAGGCAAATCAAAGAAGAACAAACATGTTGAATATTATTCCATTACACATGAACCGCTTTTCAAAGTACTGCCACACGAGGTTGTTATTGATCAACTTCATATGTTTATGAGAATAAGCGATAAGTTGTTCAATCTCCTGGTCATGGAATTGCGAACTCTAGACAATATAGCATCAACTGTGAGTTCTGGTGTGCTTGACAGGGACAAATGTAAGCATGTAGCTAAACTGGAAGGAATGTTCAACAAATTCGGAATTAACTATGAGCTAACTGTTGATCGTGAGACAAAGAAACTACTATTCCGAGATCTGACTGGCCCCGAAAAGCTTGTCCTCATGAAGAATTTCAAGGCTGTGGAGTTGATGGACGATGAAGCAAGAGCAAGAACAATCCAAACCATTTGGGATGACTTCAGGGATCTTAATGAGATGTTCCGTTCAGAAAATCCAGACCCTGATGTTATCGAGGTGAAAGCTAAAGTCTGGTGCTCCAGATTTATTGATGCATTCCAATCAAGGGATATAACCCCTTATATCAATGTGATGAGATATCATGTACACGAACTTGTCCGCCATTATGGGAATATTTCACGGTTTAACCAGCAAGGTCTTGAAAAATTGAATGACAATATCACCAAACAGTATTTCAGGGGCACCAATCATAAACTTGGTGGAAATACAGCAATTAAGCAAGTTCTCCAAAAACAAAATCGGATATCGCTGTTGGAGGAGCACAAGAGGAAGCCAGAAAGGATACTGAAATGTGGTATATGTGGAAATGTTGGTCACACCAAAGTCACCCATTTTTAGGGGGAATTGAATTAATACCAGCCTGCAACGCATGTGCTATGTGTTGAATTAAGTCatcattaaaaatattgtattttcagTTTCTACACCGACTTACTGAAAACTAATACCGGTACatcattttatttgatttaattttttttattgtgattaaaatgattttatcaaaGAAATTTCACATTTCAAAAGAATCTCTACTTAAAAACCTATCCGTTATTGATATTAAATACCCAATGTTAAAAAGATGAGTAAGGAAACTGCaaacaaacaatgttttaaTGATTCCCAATATGGAGTTCAAGCTATCTGACATTCTTAAGCTTCATCTAGAGTGCTGCCAATTGATGTCCACTTTTTAACGACTTTTGCCAATAAGCATGGTGGTAAAGTTTTGTTGATAATTAAATGCAGATTAGATTATAAGCATTATGACCATGCACATTAAATAATGAATTCAAGATAATGAGTCCTGGTTTTATGGAAAAGATCAGTAGGGCACCCCACCTTTTCAATCCAGGAACCCTTTCTGTAAATTCTGAgcttataattaatgtacatgtgcTGCCATATTAAGTCAAATAAGGTCTTTAAAATTTTCGTTGTATTGTATTTACATTTCGTTTTTGTTACAtcttgtgattttatttttttttcaactttattTATACATTCAGAATAATTTAATTCTGTgatacaatttttgttttgttttgtttttttgtcacCATTTTTACACTCATTTAATTCTGTGATAGTCTTCTTAGTATCTAGTGACCTAtatattctaatcgccttttgtgtTTCGTAAATCAATATTGTTTGTCAGTaaacaattatacatttttgactttttcgcccaccatcatcagatggtgggctattcaaatcgcctttcgtccgtggtccgtccgttcTCATGAAATAATAGTTATGTGACTAATATTGTGCCCAGACCAGAAGTATGTGACCTTTCATAGTTATGTGACCGTCACTTAGGATACTTGTTTAAAAGTGTGTAGAACGTGTAGTTATGTGACGTGAAGCTAATCCCTGAGGGAGGTCACATAAATTTTAGGACACATGGTTTCCGTACTAAGGACGTCCCTATAGCGTGTTGTAGGCGTTACCTCCCTTGCTCCACAATCGGTTGAATATCTCGGACTACCTCGGCCTTTATCCGCTTGGTGAAAAAGGCAAAGTGATCCGAGTGTAATCTCTGTCAATTAGCTTCTTGTTGCTCCCCTACTTTAGCCATATTGTTAAGCGTCCTCTTAACGAAGAATGATTTTAATCGTCATTTCCGCCCTGTTCGCGGGAAAGAAATCGCGCGAGTTCATCAGCGGACATGTGATGCTGTGAAAGAAGGTAAGTTTATGAGAGATTTATGTGaccaaattaacaaaaatatacgATGATAATAAGCACATTTTCGATGTTGATGCTGTTAGTGATTCACCACAAATGATCGAAGCGTTATCATCCAAAAACATGGCGGACTTTGAAAATAACATTCCTATGCTTTTTGAATCGGATTTCGAGTATTCACAGGCTTGTGCATTCTGTTCTGAATCAAATCTAGATGTGTTAGAACTTTACATCCTTGGTTTTGGTATTCTTGTGTTTTTCTTGCCTGAAGAACGGAATGCCTGCTGCCTGTTTTGTGTTTCTCGTGGATTCTCGCTCGTGAGATTCGTCGGACAAAACACGTAAATTCGAAGAACTTTTATTTAATTCACTATTTGGAGTTTTTGTGAAGCAACACAATTtagttaaattatatttattggtATTTACCGATCAAACATGGCTGACCTCGGCAAACCAACACGTTGTATCGGTTATTGTGAGTTTGAAAACCTTTCAGAAATGATATCTGCTTTAAATTACTGCTATTTTAAAAGGCTTGATTTCGAAGAAGACTAAATGAAAAAACGTGTATATTTCTTTGGTTCAAATGCAATGCTTGTATTCTCGACTTACTCAACGAATCTTGGATTCAAATACAAGGTGATCAATCTTGATTGAGCAATATATTTTGAAGGTGAGTATCGATTGGTCGGGAGTGATAATTATCAACAAACGTATTTATAATATGGTAGTTTAAGCGTATCTACATGATCATGTTCTGACAcaggttttctttttttcctgaTTTTGATTAGATTGATCAGAAGATTCATTAGTTTATATGATAGTGCATGACTAATCTATAGTGCTGTGTATCACAAGGTATGTGGCAATACGATGCATATTGTGATTATAATATGATACATGTCACAATATATGAGAAACCAATAGTGCATCAGATAGCTTCGTGCACTGTTCCATTTGCTTAAACACTGTGTAACTAGTAACTCATGGCATGAAATTAACTTTTATAGTAATTGTCATGTCGGGCAGGTGACCACCCAAACTTAATTACCTGCCCGAATGGAAATTGGGCTTGCGCGataaaatttgctaaaaatatcGTGAGGAATTGATGGGCATGAAAAAGACCTAACTGGACCTGTCATGGACCGTTCGGCAGTGGTTAATGTTGAGAACTGTAACTGCAAACTGAGGccacatttatttattatttacaaacatATCTTTGGTTCTGCCTGTGTCATAGTCGTTTTCTGTTTCTGATGTGAACTATAAAgagtatacatacagtatatttAATAGTAATAATTATGAACAAAAGCATTACTGCCACATAATTATGGACACATTAGTCACATTATTTTGAGTTGTAATTTCTGTCAGATTTTCTGCTATCAGATATATATCTGCAATATGAACAAAAGCATATTGGCGTCGCATAATTATGGACACATATTAGTCACATTATTCTTGGGTCTAGTAATTTCTGTCAGATTTTCTGAAGATTTGGCGTCACATAATTATGGACACATTAGTCACATTATTTTGAGTTGTAATTTCAGTCAGATTTTCTGCTATCagatatatatctttaatatgGTCAAAAGCATTATAGCCACATAATATTGGACACATTAGCCACATTATTCTTGGGTGTAATTTCTGTCAGATTTTCTGAAGAATTGGTGTCACATAATTATGGACACATTAGTCACATATTATTATAGCCACATAATATTGG
This genomic window contains:
- the LOC138313043 gene encoding uncharacterized protein; the encoded protein is MKVLKSKLFEILDTQFKDVPLTDDVVIKIKSILENLYFTGIDADTAALKVFKAYLYRLRNSAKECRKRGGTQFSLFLKSLSCAYYTWKVALCPHGMEKQMERQKVEAKKVCDAKLKEQKNSYLSVIKEKEKEKKQLEEKFHNYIATVKETPGSTGKDKKRKPFSDLANSSQSKRRKVEKDFCKDALSSLDDFGLKPVSVIVTRGGKQEIINIYEKENNTLPEGSENTRTPDQNNTSQEDVDELNMLVYVLDVFNVSREAYGNISMLYQTLPRRHIIQKYISKLNSKFKITDTPDGLGVQQSFKDQLTNVLKSMTTVENGDVITVKVSGDGTNVGKRLHFVNMTFAVINEKKCISAQGNYPLCILCCKENYEGLSKGLADIRKEVSDLQGSTLNVDGREFEIKIVLGGTTSFFWWPLAYQELWPSFSVCTVNAANLTSVT